Proteins encoded within one genomic window of Ranitomeya variabilis isolate aRanVar5 chromosome 4, aRanVar5.hap1, whole genome shotgun sequence:
- the LOC143768676 gene encoding C3a anaphylatoxin chemotactic receptor-like → MDTAYDNVTTSTTTLDKNFWLSDEFSEERIFVENIQKISVTLNSIVFVLGIIGNGLVIWIAGFRMKKTISAVWFLNLAIADFLCCASLPVRIAEWARYFSYDIETEYVIVNMFMFTVNMSASVLLLTAMSIDRWVSVMWPFWAKVHRTCKLVRITAAIIWGQSLVVTCLLGDIIFLYNSELRQTIQLIRFVIMFVIPFLIIFTTYVTIFYKLRKSMRSQRSQRSSRIITAVILCFFICWFPYYIWPLTPWYYVDYILLVILDTIITSLAYLNSCMNPIIYVFMGQDFQQCFLRTIPSRLERALEEPPNDLCQEREDVGNTRITEV, encoded by the exons ATGGACACTGCTTATGATAATGTGACCACCTCTACTACAACCCTGGACAAAAACTTCTG GTTATCTGATGAATTCTCCGAGGAAAGGATTTTTGTGGAGAATATTCAGAAGATATCAGTTACTTTAAACAGTATTGTTTTTGTTCTCGGGATTATCGGTAATGGATTAGTCATCTGGATTGCCGGATTCAGGATGAAGAAGACAATTAGTGCCGTGTGGTTCCTCAACTTGGCCATCGCGGACTTCCTGTGCTGTGCATCTCTGCCTGTAAGAATTGCTGAGTGGGCAAGATATTTCTCATATGACATTGAAACTGAATATGTCATAGTGAACATGTTTATGTTTACTGTAAACATGAGCGCCAGTGTTCTTCTTCTGACAGCCATGAGTATTGACCGCTGGGTCTCCGTCATGTGGCCATTTTGGGCCAAAGTTCACAGAACTTGTAAACTGGTGAGAATCACTGCAGCCATCATTTGGGGACAGAGCTTAGTTGTAACTTGTTTATTGGGTGATATTATATTTCTTTATAACAGTGAGTTAAGACAGACCATTCAGCTGATCAGATTTGTTATAATGTTTGTGATCCCTTTTCTTATCATCTTCACCACTTATGTTACCATTTTCTACAAACTTAGAAAAAGTATGAGATCTCAGAGATCTCAGAGATCCTCTAGGATCATCACAGCTGTTATATTGTGTTTTTTCATCTGCTGGTTTCCATATTACATCTGGCCACTAACACCCTGGTATTATGTAGATTATATTTTACTCGTTATATTAGACACTATTATTACCAGCCTTGCTTATCTTAACAGTTGCATGAATCCAATAATATATGTATTTATGGGACAAGATTTCCAACAATGTTTCCTCAGGACAATCCCCTCTAGGCTAGAACGAGCCTTAGAGGAACCTCCTAATGATCTGTGCCAAGAAAGAGAAGATGTAGGAAATACCCGCATTACAGAAGTGTAA